In Mucinivorans hirudinis, the DNA window TTTCCACAACACCATACTCGGTGATTTTGTCTACACGGGAGCTATGTTCGGCATCTTTGAATGGTGTGTAAGAAGAGTCCCTCAACTGAGACCATTTCCTATCGAGCCAAGTAATAAGTAGAATAGTCTGCTCAAAATTTTCGGTTCTTTGTCATCCGCCCCTGTTATGGGGTGACAAGGAGGTGTATTATGTCTAATAATAAGTGTGTTAAGTGAATCATTGGCGGGCTTTTGCGTAGGCACGCGAAGAATAAATTAATTACTAATCAAAAAATGAGAAAAATGAAAACGAGATTTTTATGGCTATTAGTCATTGCACTATGTATCGGATTGACTGCTTGCAGCAAAGGGGAGAATCCAAACATTGAAATCCCCAAGGAGTTTACCGAAGTAACATTCACCGAGGGTATAACTAATCAGACAGTAACCTTTGAAGCCAATAAATCGTGGGCGATTGTTGTAACGGATACTAAAGCGGATGAGGTCACTTGGTTGACAGTCTCTCCCACTAAGGGGGATGCCGGGAAGGCAACACTAACGGTTACGGCTCAGCATAACTATTCACGACATCAACGTAACACCTATCTTAAGATAGCAGTTGATGGCTTAGTAAGAACCATTCCGATAACGCAACTTGCCGCAATACCGGTAATCGAGGACGACAAACCGTCGGCGGTAGTTCAGTCAAAAGGCTTCTTTGTTGTCAATGAAGATTGGTTTGGTCGCGATAACGGCACGGTTAACTATTTCCAAAAAGAGGGCAATAATTACACTGCCTCATATCGTGCTTATCGTGCAGCCAATCCTGCGCAGAGCGATTGGCTCGGTGTCACTTCTGAGCATGCTATTGTATGGGGTGATAATGTTTACTTTAGCTCCAAAACGGGAAATAGTTTTGTTGTTGCCGATGCCAAAAGTTTGAAAAAGAAAGCAATCGTCACCACCATTGGCGGTGACGGCAGGTCGTTTGTAGGTATTGACGATACCAAAGGATATATAGGGCATTCCGCAGGTATGACCGTGTTTGATATCTCGAGGCTGCAAATTGGTAAAAAGATCGATGGAGTGAGCGGTCAAATTGGAACAATGGGTTCTATTCAAGGACGAGTATTTGCTATTTCACAACAAAACGGGTTATATGTCATCAACGCGAAGACAGATGTTTTGGAGCAGACCATTTCGGGTTCATACAACACATTAGCCATAAGCAAAGATGGTAATGTGTGGGTTGCCGGCTCTTCGAAATTGATAAAATTGAATCCATCGACACTCGATAAAGAGGAGTTTGACTATCCGGAAGGTGCAAAAATAGGTGGCAGCTGGGGGGCTTGGAACGCGGGCAGTATGTGTGCCAGTACTCAGCAAAATGCATTGTATTGGGTTGCAAGCGGTAAAGTTGTCAAATATGATATTGATGCCAACACAACCAATCCATCTCTATACACCTTGGGTAAAAGCGAATACGGCACTCAGTTGTCTATATATGGAGCCGGACTGCGTGTCGATCCATTGACCGACGAATTAATATTGACTGTAAAACACAGTGGTTGGGGCGAAAATGGAGCTTATAATTGGATATACAAACTCAATCCAGATGGACGGGAGCTTACCAACTTCAAAGTCAAAGGTGACAACGGTACCGCTGCAAGCTGGGGTGGCAGTGCAAAGGACTGGGACGGTAAATATTTTTGGTTTCCGGCTATGCCTTTCTTCGAGGATGCCAACAAGCCACAAATTCTAATCAATCAGATTTTGCTAAAAACAAATGGGAAGTACGAAGTAGATTTAAATGAGAAAATAGTGGATTACGACAACACCAAAGCCTCGATTCTAAAATCTATTGTTTTGGAAAATACCGATTTGGCTACTGCTGTTCTTGATGGTGGTAAACTAACTGTAATTTCAGGGGCTAAGCCGGGTGTAACCTCTGCCACACTTACAGTTATTTCTAACGGAGTGCGTGTAAGCAAAACGATACGAGTTGACGTGGAAGAGTAGTGATAAGTGGTGAAAAATTATTGCCGCAAAAAACATTACAGCAATAATTTTTCACCACTTAAATTTTTATTTCCCCCCATATTATACTATATTTGCGCGTAGAAACTTTCCGTATCCCACTTTTCATCTCCACCTAAAAATTATGGCTCATTACGAAGAACATCATAGAGAGACTTTTGCAGATTCAGCACTCGTTGTCAATCACGGCATAGAGCAGCCGCCTGTGGTTAATCCTAAATTCCATCGTCGGCAACGGGCGCAATATACTGTTGATGAATTTGTTGATGGTATTCTTTCGCGCAATATGGCAATACTTTCTCAGGCTATCACAATGGTCGAGAGCTCGCGCGAGGAGCATCAACTCATCGCCCAGCAGATTATTGAGCGTTGCTTGCCTTACACTCGAAACTCCATAAGGATTGGTATTACGGGTGTGCCGGGTGCGGGTAAATCCACGTTTATTGAGGCTATCGGCACAAAGGTTACCGCTCTCGGGCATCGGCTGGCGGTGCTTGCCATTGATCCATCCTCGGAGCGGAGCAAGGGGTCGATTCTGGGAGACAAAACTCGTATGGAGACCTTGGTGCACAATCCCGATGCCTTTATCCGTCCCTCTCCTTCGGCGGGGTCGCTGGGTGGGGTGGCACGTAAGACACGTGAAAGTGTGGTGCTTTGTGAAGCAGCCGGTTATGATGTTATATTTATTGAGACCGTGGGTGTGGGGCAGAGTGAAACGGCAGTCCACTCGATGGTGGATTTGTTCTTATTGTTGCAGATTTCCGGTGCGGGCGATGAGTTGCAGGGTATCAAGCGCGGCATTATGGAGATGGCGGATTTGATTGCCATCACCAAGGCGGACGGCGCTAACCTCCAAAAAGCAGAACTTGCAAAAGCGCAAATTTCCAATGCGCTGACACTCT includes these proteins:
- a CDS encoding putative periplasmic protein kinase ArgK and related GTPases of G3E family, producing MAHYEEHHRETFADSALVVNHGIEQPPVVNPKFHRRQRAQYTVDEFVDGILSRNMAILSQAITMVESSREEHQLIAQQIIERCLPYTRNSIRIGITGVPGAGKSTFIEAIGTKVTALGHRLAVLAIDPSSERSKGSILGDKTRMETLVHNPDAFIRPSPSAGSLGGVARKTRESVVLCEAAGYDVIFIETVGVGQSETAVHSMVDLFLLLQISGAGDELQGIKRGIMEMADLIAITKADGANLQKAELAKAQISNALTLFPMPASGWKPRVYTTSSTEGAGLMELWLGIEDFLKHTKVNGYFYSNRARQSKWWMYETVNASLRDSFYNSPVIEPLLAHYEEQILGEEISSFVAANRLLETYFGSR